One genomic window of Phalacrocorax aristotelis chromosome 21, bGulAri2.1, whole genome shotgun sequence includes the following:
- the LOC142067113 gene encoding uncharacterized protein LOC142067113 — translation MGKGEGRGPGSSPAVLPSLAAAGTARPLSRASAQAAPARLGSRGVGMVGNRHLSFSSHRNPCVEVELVMVPSTSAPCSATQGPAKWRNKATGIARAVLSLAWHPAGALVSLWRHLLSTRIFARQKMGPQSKRFLKVFFLWLPVALAGAYCATSLPVWTTQAKGLIEELTRVSSANLKMLWNLPVLVAEETQKTRFLLEEVARLRAQIRSLKEAQEVNQAASKKALGAYVEMSDWALESSGATIDRQRTSETYDCQENWGCRVLWFFRAAKPPETILQADVSPGNCWPFQGHQGQVVIRLPARVHLTAVTVQHISKDVSPSGTVISAPRDVVVFGVDADGEEETLLGTFTYNVAKEAIQTFPLKNAPLPRAFPSIKLLVKSNWGNPAYTCIYRVQVHGKMAQPESPR, via the exons atggggaaaggagagggacgAGGGCCTGGAAGTAGCCCGGCTGTGCTGCcctctctcgctgctgctgggacagccCGTCCTCTGTCAAGGGCCTCTGctcaggctgctcctgcccgccTCGGCTCCCGTGGCGTGGGGATGGTGGGCAACCggcatttgtctttttcctcccacaggaACCCGTGCGTGGAGGTGGAGCTGGTGATGGTCCCTTCTAcctcagctccctgctctgccacgcAAGGGCCTGCCAAGTGGCGCAACAAGGCCACAGGAATTGCAA GGGCGGTCCTCAGCCTGGCTTGGCATCCGGCAGGTGCCCTTGTCTCCCTGTGGAGACATCTGCTGAGCACGCGCATCTTTGCCAG GCAAAAGATGGGCCCGCAGAGCAAGAGGTTCCTGAAAGTCTTCTTCCTGTGGCTCCCAGTGGCTCTGG CTGGTGCTTACTGCGCGACCTCGCTGCCGGTGTGGACAACGCAGGCAAAGGGACTGATAGAG gAGCTGACACGTGTGTCGTCGGCAAACCTGAAGATGCTGTG GAACTTGCCCGTTTTGGTGGCGGAGGAAACCCAAAAGACACgctttctgctggaggaggtggctcGGCTGAGGGCACAGATCCGCAGTTTGAAG GAAGCTCAGGAAGTGAACCAGGCAGCGTCCAAGAAGGCTTTGGGTGCCTACGTCGAGATGTCTGACTGGGCCCTGGAAAGCTCTG GTGCCACCATTGACAGGCAGAGAACTTCCGAGACCTACGACTGCCAAGAGAATTGGGGCTGCAGGGTTTTATGGTTCTTCCGCGCTGCCAAGCCTCCTGAGACTATTTTGCAG GCGGATGTTTCCCCAGGAAACTGCTGGCCTTTCCAAGGGCATCAGGGCCAGGTGGTCATCAGGTTGCCAGCACGAGTCCATCTGACTGCCGTCACTGTGCAGCACATCTCCAAAGACGTGTCTCCATCTGGGACCGTCATCAGCGCCCCCAGAGACGTCGTTGTCTTT GGAGTGGATGCGGACGGAGAAGAGGAAACTCTCCTTGGGACGTTCACGTACAACGTGGCAAAAGAGGCTATTCAGACCTTCCCTCTGAAG AACGCGCCGCTTCCCAGAGCCTTTCCGTCTATCAAACTTCTTGTGAAGAGCAACTGGGGAAACCCAGCGTACACCTGCATTTATCGAGTGCAGGTTCATGGGAAGATGGCGCAACCGGAAAGCCCCAGGtga